The Desulfococcus multivorans DNA window GCGGAGATAACGCTCCAGGATATCCGTCCACACGGGAATGAGCGCGGTTTTATAGATGCCCCGATGCAGCCCCGGCGCATTCAGAAGAATTTCTACGATTTCTTCTTTACATGATGCCCATGTCTTTTGAAGTGACGCATAGCCCTTTTGGAATGCCGCCTCGGCAATGCGGGTATCGGGTGTTTCTCCGACAGGGATGACGGCGATGTCCGGCTGGATGTGCCGACTCGAAAGAAGGGCGAACAAGGCTTCGGGATTGGTTTTGGCCAACACGTAACGGACGAAGATTGGATCGGCCGTGTAGAGGCGGGTCCGCCAGAAATCCTCGACAACGGCGCGTCGAATACCGTCCTGGTCGGCCGTCAGTTCCGTATCGAAAAGGGCGCCGCTTTCAAAGGCATTTTCCCGGAGCATTCGATTGCAGAACCCATGGATGGTAAATATGGCCGCTTCATCAAAGTCCCGGACGGCTTCCTTGAGGGCCTGGATCGCTTCTGCCGAACCGGATTTCGAACGGTGGTCCCATTTCTCCGCAAGCCGTTCAAGGAGACGGTCTCCCATAGCCTCCCCGCGGAGCACGCCGAGGGCAAACTTGAGACGGTCACGGATCCGACCCTTGAGCTCCTCGGTTGCGGCTTCGGTGAAGGTGACTGCAAGGATACGGCTGATGGGTATCTTCTGTTCGACGATAAGCCTGAGAACAATCCCTGTGATGGTGTAGGTCTTGCCGGTGCCGGCCCCCGCTTCGATGAGGGTGGTGCCGACCAGGGGACTCTCCGGCAGATCGAACGGCGGTGGAAGGGTTTCGGGCGCTTCGTCGGTGTTCACAGCGTTACCGGATCTCCTGTCTGTGGTCAAAAAGCGGCGCAAAGACCGCGAGGGCTATCTTCTGGAAGGCTTCATCAAAGGGATCGCCGTCGCCGATGCACCGCTGATAATAGATATCTTCGCCTTCGCCGCTGCCATTGTAACCGACCCATGATTTCCGGGCGGCCGCCAGGGCGGTTTCCAGGGGCTTCCCGCGCTCCCGGCGTTGTTCGGCAAAGGCCATGGACGATCGGGGGAAGAACGGTAGGGGCTGTTGAAGGCCTTCCCAATACAGTGTGAGCAGGCGTGCAAGGTGAGCCGCGGCGTTTTCGACAGGTAAAAATTTCCATACCTTGTCTGTTCCGGCGACCACCGACTGCCTGGGATGGGGACCCTCCGCGGCGTTCAGGGCGAGGTGTCGGATCCAGGTGTTCAGCTGGTCTCCTGCCTTCACTGTCGCAAACCGATGCTGCACCCGGCGATCGCCGTGGAATTCGCCAATTCGGCCGGAAAGGCTGAAGCCTTCCAGATCCAGGCGGATGGCCGCGGGCGGTTCGGCGGCCATGCCTACCAGGCCTGAGATTTTTTTGAAAAAGGCCGCCGTTTCCACTGACAGTTCTTCATAGAGGGCTTCACCGACACGCCCATGAGGCAGATCTCCGGCGCTCCGTTTCAAGGCGAACAGAGCTTCGGGCGGTTGTCCCGATAGATGTTTCCGGACCATGTTCTCCGCCAGGATGTAACGATCCAGACCGGCGATGTCGAAAGGCTCCTTTTCCTCGACGGTAATCTCCCGCTCCGCAAGGAATACCCCCAGGCGATGATTCAGAAGATACTTGTGGGGGTTTCCGAAAAAGCGGCAGAGATGTTCTATGTCGACGGTGCGCCAGGTATCGTCGGGTTCCGGAAGCCCTGCAGAAATGAAGGGCGGTAGATGTGAGCGCTCGGCGAGGAGCTTCCGGGCCGTGGTCAGATTGGTTTCGGAATAGCTGAAGAGCCGATTGTCACGATCCGTCGCTTTCGTGAAATAGGCGGGACTGAAGGCTTGAAGCCGATGCCGGGTGATGATGGGCGTGTCGAGGTTCGTCCCGTCGTGAAAGATAAATCCCCGTTCGATAACATCCTGGAGTTCGCTGACGAGGACCGACGGTGGAATGACCCCGTTGTCCCGGATGCTCTGTCCCACATAGCTCACGTAAAGCTTCTCCCGGGCTGAAAGGAGGGTTTCCAGAAAAAGATAGCGATCGTCCTTGCGACGGGAACGGTCCCCGGGCTTCGGGTGCGCAGCCATAAGATCGAAGCCCGGGGTCGGGGTGTTTCGGGGATAGTCGGCGGCGTTCATGCCCATCAGGCCGATGATCCGGAACGGGATGCTTCGCATGGGCAGCATGGCACAGAATGTCACGCCGCCGGTGATAAAGCCGAACCCGAAGGCGTCCCGATCGAGTCGACCGGACAGATAGGCTCGAATCACCTGGATGTCCACGGGGCGCTCGAACAGTGCCCGGTCCGCCGTCCGGCGAAGTTCGGCGACGGCATCCCCGATGAGTTGGGCGTCTCTCTCGGCGGCGGCATCGATTTCGAAAAAAGCATCGAGCACCTCGTTCAGGAAACGTGCCCATTCCGCGGGGGGCCTGGGGATCGACAATTGTTCCGTGTGAGAGAACAATCGGTCCGTGAATTCGAGAAGGCCGCCCAAAGCCGCCGTTTCCGAGCCCTCCATGGGATCGTAGGGGAGAATGTCGGCGAATGTACGTTCATCTTTTCCAGCCATGGCGTATCCCATGAGAAGGCGGTCGAGTCCCGCTCGCCAGGTGTGCTCCGAAATATCGGGCAGTCCCAACTTCGCCCGGCTGGGTCCGTCGACACCCCAGCGTATCCGGACATCCCGGATCCATTGACGGATGCGGTCGACTTCAGCCTCGTCGAGATCGAATTTCCGGTGGATCCAGGGGCGTTCAAGGAGCGCCGTCACGTGTGCCGCATCCATGCGGCCGTCGCCGGGGTCGATCAGATCGAGAAAGGCTTCGATAAGACGACTTTCGCTTCGGATGCCTCGGTCGGCGATGCTGTAAGGAATTCGCTTCGGGTCGCCCGCGGGACGATCGAAGACGGCATGAATGTAAGGGGCATAGGTTTCGATATCCGGCATCATGATGAGAATGTCGCTGGGTCGGAGGGTTTCGTCTGCCGAAAAGAAAGACAGGAGCTGATCGAAAAGCACCTCTATCTCTCTCATGGGGCTGTGGCAGACGTGAAAGGTGATGGATCGGTCCTCGGGAGGGATGCGTTGTCGGGGAGCGTCTTCCGACGGGCGATCGACCCGGTTCAGGATGTCGGATTGGATACAGGCCAGAAGGGTTTCCCGGCCGGGATCCTCGAAGATGTTTACAA harbors:
- the recC gene encoding exodeoxyribonuclease V subunit gamma — protein: MKRFHLFTGNRLEALAAALANTLRRPLADPLTPEIVVVQSLGMERWLSMVLARRHGICANMAFPFPNTFVYSDIFRALLPGLPEHSPFERPVMTWAIMATLPGELGNPDFTPLRHYLDGDAGDLKWFQLAQRIADLYDQYLIFRPDWILDWEAGGGEGWQPALWRRLSEGRQVRHQAALGRSLADILADAPLLSEILPERISVFGISSLPRFHMEILDILSLHREVNLFLMNPCAEYWGDTLSKSEQRRVLRKGREKAVPEADLHIGEQNSLLASLGILGRDFFDMLIAFDPEVVNIFEDPGRETLLACIQSDILNRVDRPSEDAPRQRIPPEDRSITFHVCHSPMREIEVLFDQLLSFFSADETLRPSDILIMMPDIETYAPYIHAVFDRPAGDPKRIPYSIADRGIRSESRLIEAFLDLIDPGDGRMDAAHVTALLERPWIHRKFDLDEAEVDRIRQWIRDVRIRWGVDGPSRAKLGLPDISEHTWRAGLDRLLMGYAMAGKDERTFADILPYDPMEGSETAALGGLLEFTDRLFSHTEQLSIPRPPAEWARFLNEVLDAFFEIDAAAERDAQLIGDAVAELRRTADRALFERPVDIQVIRAYLSGRLDRDAFGFGFITGGVTFCAMLPMRSIPFRIIGLMGMNAADYPRNTPTPGFDLMAAHPKPGDRSRRKDDRYLFLETLLSAREKLYVSYVGQSIRDNGVIPPSVLVSELQDVIERGFIFHDGTNLDTPIITRHRLQAFSPAYFTKATDRDNRLFSYSETNLTTARKLLAERSHLPPFISAGLPEPDDTWRTVDIEHLCRFFGNPHKYLLNHRLGVFLAEREITVEEKEPFDIAGLDRYILAENMVRKHLSGQPPEALFALKRSAGDLPHGRVGEALYEELSVETAAFFKKISGLVGMAAEPPAAIRLDLEGFSLSGRIGEFHGDRRVQHRFATVKAGDQLNTWIRHLALNAAEGPHPRQSVVAGTDKVWKFLPVENAAAHLARLLTLYWEGLQQPLPFFPRSSMAFAEQRRERGKPLETALAAARKSWVGYNGSGEGEDIYYQRCIGDGDPFDEAFQKIALAVFAPLFDHRQEIR